The DNA segment CTTTTCCACGACTACCCGGACCCGGACCTGCTGCGGCGTACGGCGGGCGAGGTCAAGCAGCACACGCTGGAAAACCTCGATACCTACCTGCCCAAGGCGGAGGCCGCGCTCAAGGCCAACGGGGCGCAGGTGCACTTCGCCGCCGACGGCGACGCCGCCAACCGCATCATCCTTGAGATCATGAAGGCCAACGGGGCCAAGAGCATGGTCAAGTCGAAGAGCATGGTCAGCGAGGAGACCGGCCTGGGCCACTTCCTCGAAGACAACGGCATGAAGTGCCTGGAAACCGACCTGGGCGAGTTCATCATCCAGATCGACCACGACCACCCGTCGCACATCGTCAAGCCCATTGCCCACAAGAACCGTCGCGACATTGCCAAGAGCTTCGAGCGCGAGGGGTTGGGCGACTACAATGACGACCCGGCCACCATCACCCGCCGGGCGCGCGAATTCCTGCGCGGCAAGTATTTCGAGGCCGATGTCGGCCTGACGGGCGCGAACTTCGTCTCCGCCGAGAGCGGACGGCTCGCCATCGTGACCAACGAGGGCAACGCCCGCTTCTGCATGGCCGCGACTCCGATCCACATCGGCATCGTCGGGATCGAAAAACTCATCCCGCACGACCGCGACCTGGCGCTGTTTACCTCGCTCATCGGACGCTCCGGCACCGGCCAGCACCTGACCGTTTACACGCAGTTCATCAACGGTCCCAGGCGCTTCGGCCAGCCCGATGGCCCCGAGCAGATGCACGTGGTTTTCGTCGATAACAAGCGCACGGAAGTGCTCGCTTCCAATTGCCGGGAAATCCTGCGCTGCATCCGCTGCGGCGCTTGCCTGAATGTCTGCCCGGTGTACCGGCAGGCCAGTGGCCACGCCTACCGCAGCGTCTATCCGGGACCGGTTGGCGCGGTGCTCAGCCCGCTGCTGGCGGGCACGCGCTTCCCAGAGCTGGCTGACCTGCCCAAGGCGTCCAGCCTCTGCGGCGCTTGCAACGAGGTCTGCCCGGTCAATATCCCGATCCCCGATCTGCTTCTGCGCCTGCGTGACAAGGCCAAGACCGAGCACGCGGGCCGGGCCATGAAGGGCACCCCGCCGATGGGGATGTACGGCCTGCTGGCTAGCCAGCCGCACGCCTGGCGCGCCGCCATGACGATGGGCGCGGCCATGAACCTGACCCCGAACGCCGTCATGAACATCATCCCTCCGGCGGCGGCCTGGAACTCCTGCCGCCAGCTCCCGAAGTGGCGCGGCGGCAAATTCCGCCACTGGATGAAAGAACGCGGCAAAAACTGATCAACCCCGAATACTTTACCGGACAATGCAAGACGATCGCGAACTGGTCATGTCGAGAATCCGCGAGGCGCTGGCCCCGCTCAAGGAACGGGCGCAGTACCCCGAGTACGACCCGGAGCTTCCCGTGTGCCGGGCGCACCCGGAGTTCGCGGACGACTGGGAGCTTTTCAGCCATAAAATGAAGCAGGTCAACGGCACGCCGCTCAAGGGACTCGACGCCCTCGGCCAGTGGCTGGCACAGCAGGGCTTCAAACTCGGCTACTGCGACCCGGCGCTGGTCGAGACGGTCAGGGCGCATCCCGCTTTCGCCGGGATCACGCTGGAGACGACTTTCGAGCGCTCGCGGGTGGACGACTACACCTTTGGCATCACGCAGGCCTCGGGCGCCATCGCCGAGACCGGCAGCATCGTTCTCAAGGACAGCGAAACCTCGTCCCGCCTCGGCGCGCTCGCACCCTGGACACACATCGCGATCCTGAAGCGCGCGCGACTGTATCCGGATTCCATTACAGCGATCAGCCACTTCGGTGATGATCCGTCGATCATCTGGGCCACCGGCCCCTCAAAGACCGCCGATGTGGAGGGCATCCTCATCGAGGGTGTGCACGGTCCCGGTGTGCAGGTCTGCTGCCTGCTGGATTAACCGCTGGGTGTGAGGGCCTGACCTGGTAAACTGCTTAAAGCCTCACTTTTGGCTAGTCCGGTCGCCGTGAGTACCAGGCGCGGATGAGCAGCGATTGCCAGAACTGAACGGGCGTGGGGAGTCCGCTGGCACGCAGGAAGTCTTCGATGGCTGCCGGTGGGAGCACATTGACGTGTTCGCGCAGTGTTTGCTCGATCTGTGAGGCCTGTTCGGCGGATGCGCCGCTGAGCTTGTGCAGGGCCTTCCAGGGCTCAATGATGCTGGCGAACTGCGGGGCGTCCGTATCGAAACTTATCTCGGCGTTGATGAGGGTGCCGCCGGGCTTGAGCAATCCGGCCATTTGCGTGAACATTTGCTGACGCTCCCGGTTGTCGCGGATGAAGTGGGTCACGAGCAGGCAGAGCACGGCGTCGTACCCTGCATCGAGGTCCAGCTCGGAGAGATAGGCGTTGTGCAGCTCGCAGCGTTCGAGGATGTTCTCTCGTTCGAGTTTTTCCCTGCACAAAGCCAGCATTGAGGCAGACGGCTCGATCCCGGTGAAGCGCCAGCAGGGGTGGTCACGGGCCAGCATCAGGATCTCCGTCCCGGTCCCGGTTCCGACGCAGAGCACGCGGGCGTCGGCGGGAAGGTCCGCCAACGTCAGCCGGATGAGGAAGTGAAGATTCTCGCTGACCGGAGCTATCTTGCGCGCTTTTTCGTCGTAGACGGAAGAGGTCTTTTGATCGAAGAACCTGGCGGTGTTTTCAGAAGGCATAGCGATAGAGAACGGCAAGATGACTGCTTGACCATGAATGAAGGCGGAGAGGCAAACCATGAGAGGCCGATGCCCGCTCACGCGGTATTTCCGGGATGGGTCGCGGCTATGCGGGTGTCATTGCGCAGAACAACCCCACCGTCGGGCAGCCGTCTTTCTGGCACGCAAGAAGGGTGGCTGATTAACTGATCCAGCCGGACCCCATCAATGTCCAGTGCGGTCAGGCCCTAGAACCAGCCTTTTTTGCCTTCGATGTAGGTGGCGGCAAATTCGGCGTCGCTGCGGGTCAGGTAGATGATGCCTTCGATCAGGCCGATGATCCCCACCACCCAGGCGAGGAAGCCGACGGAGATGACGCTGACCAGAAGCATGATGATCCCTTCCTTGGTGTAGCCGAGGATGAACTTGTGAACCCCGAAGGCACCCAGGAGGATGCCGCAGATGCCAGCGGCGATTTTCTTGCCGGATACGTCTGAAGATACTGCGTCTGTCATAAGAGTAAGGATTAGCGGTTGGGAGAGTGTGAGAGTGGTTTTAGTAGCGGTTTTGCTCAAGCTGTTGCCGGAACTCCTCAAGAAAGTTGGGCGAAGATGCACCGATAACGCCGATGAAGACGATAAAGAGCAGGGCCAGTACGATCGAGAGCAGGGTTATCACCCCCATGATGATGATGAGCAGCTTGATCTTGTTTTGCGCGGTGATCGCGGTCATCAGGTCGCCGCTGAGGGCGGCGTCGCGGGCGCGGTTGGCGGCCTGCCACATGAGCACACCCATCCAGATCGGCAACCAGGCGAAAATGATCCCGATGCCGAAGCTTCCGATGATATAGATGCCCGCGTACAGGAACTGGAGCACGGCCATGAGTTTCAACCAGAAACCGGACTTGGCCAGCGGTTCACTCAGGGCGATGACGGCCGCTTCCTGGATATTCGAGCCGCCACCGAGGTGGCTCGTGGTTTCGGGAAAGGTGGGGGCAGGCATGGCACTGGCCGGACTGGCCATCGGCGTACCGAGCTTGATCGGGCCGGGGGCGGTATGCTTCGGACCGGCAAAGAGGTCGGAGAACTCCGGCAGCTCACCCAAGGGGCGGGCGGGCTCCGAACCCCGGCGCACCAGCGTCTGGGCATTTGCGCGGCCCTGCTGGGCCCATTCGCGGATGGTCATTGCTGAGACGGGGCCGTACTCTTTGCCGTCTCCTCCAGTGATGGTGTAGTCTTCCACAGCGGTAAATAAAGTAGTCAGCGTACTTATCTGTAGGGAAACTAACGCTTACGCCGATAGCAGTGCAAGCCTGATTCCTGATCGGTGGCAAAAGGCGTTTTTTTGATTTTTCCTTCACAGGGATTCCCGCTAGGGTGCGCCCTTATGAGTACCTTCAGACCGGCGACGCTGTCCGACCAGATCTACCGCGAGTTGCAGCGGCGCATCTTGCGCTGTGAGCTGGCTCCGGGGGAGCGTCTGGTCGAAAAGGCACTCTGCGAGGAGCTGGCCGTGTCGCGCGCCAGCCTGCGGGAGGCGCTTAACCGGTTGGCCCAGGACAAGCTCGTTACGCTCAAGCCCAACTGCGGCTTCAGCGTCACCCCGATCACGATTGAGAGCTTCCGCAACGTGTGCGAACTGCGGCGCGTGGTCGAGTCGCAGGTCGCGGCGCTGGCCGCCGAGCGCGCCACTCCCGCCGACATCGCGCAAATGCGCCTGAGCGCGGTGGTCGATTGCGCCTTCGACGACAAGGACGCCTTTGCGGTTTATTGTGAGAGCAACCGCGCCTTTCACCAGAGCATTGCCGAGTGCATCGACAACCTTCTGCTGGAGGACATCGTACTGGCCGCGCTCGACAAGGACCAGCAGCCCATTTACTACGGGATCGATATCTCGGTCTGCACGCGTCCGCTCGATGTGACCGCCGAGCACCTGGCTATCGTTGACGCTATCGAGGCCCGTGATCCGGCCCGTGCCCGCGACCTGATGGCCCAGCATATCGGTAAAAAAGAGGACCGCATCCTCGACGCCCTCAAAGCCAAAGACATCCCAGCATGAGCATGACCAAGACCGAACGCGCCGCCTGGATCGCGGACGAGTTGCAGCGGCTTTTCCCGCAACCGAAAATCCCCCTCGACCACAAAGACCCGTACACACTGTTGGTAGCCGTGCTGCTTTCGGCACAATGCACCGACGTGCGGGTCAACCAGGTGACGCCGCTTCTTTTCGCCCGGGCGGACAACCCGGCAGACATGGCGCGTGTGCCAGTGGAGGAGATTCAGGCCATCATCCGCCCTTGCGGGCTGGCCCCGGCCAAGGCCAAGGGCATCAGCGGCCTTTCGAAGATTATTATGGAAAAACACCGGGGCGAGGTGCCCCGCACGCTGGAGGAGTTGGAGGCGCTGCCAGGGGTGGGGCACAAGACGGCCTCGGTCGTCATGGTACAGGCTTTCGGCCAGCCGGCCTTTCCCGTCGATACGCACATTCACCGCCTGGCCCAGCGCTGGGAGCTTTCCAGCGGAAAAAACGTCGTCCAGACCGAGCGCGACCTCAAGCGGCTTTTCCCGGAAGAGAAGTGGCACGACCTGCACTTGCAAATCATCTACTACGGGCGCGAAGTCTGCCCCGCCCGCGGTTGTGACGGGTTGCGTTGCCCGGTTTGCCAGACCTG comes from the Ruficoccus amylovorans genome and includes:
- a CDS encoding lactate utilization protein B — its product is MPTKTQQDIDRYARDLNPEVYTSVYGGTKATTEKRHDVLFHDYPDPDLLRRTAGEVKQHTLENLDTYLPKAEAALKANGAQVHFAADGDAANRIILEIMKANGAKSMVKSKSMVSEETGLGHFLEDNGMKCLETDLGEFIIQIDHDHPSHIVKPIAHKNRRDIAKSFEREGLGDYNDDPATITRRAREFLRGKYFEADVGLTGANFVSAESGRLAIVTNEGNARFCMAATPIHIGIVGIEKLIPHDRDLALFTSLIGRSGTGQHLTVYTQFINGPRRFGQPDGPEQMHVVFVDNKRTEVLASNCREILRCIRCGACLNVCPVYRQASGHAYRSVYPGPVGAVLSPLLAGTRFPELADLPKASSLCGACNEVCPVNIPIPDLLLRLRDKAKTEHAGRAMKGTPPMGMYGLLASQPHAWRAAMTMGAAMNLTPNAVMNIIPPAAAWNSCRQLPKWRGGKFRHWMKERGKN
- a CDS encoding LutC/YkgG family protein, whose product is MQDDRELVMSRIREALAPLKERAQYPEYDPELPVCRAHPEFADDWELFSHKMKQVNGTPLKGLDALGQWLAQQGFKLGYCDPALVETVRAHPAFAGITLETTFERSRVDDYTFGITQASGAIAETGSIVLKDSETSSRLGALAPWTHIAILKRARLYPDSITAISHFGDDPSIIWATGPSKTADVEGILIEGVHGPGVQVCCLLD
- a CDS encoding class I SAM-dependent methyltransferase — translated: MPSENTARFFDQKTSSVYDEKARKIAPVSENLHFLIRLTLADLPADARVLCVGTGTGTEILMLARDHPCWRFTGIEPSASMLALCREKLERENILERCELHNAYLSELDLDAGYDAVLCLLVTHFIRDNRERQQMFTQMAGLLKPGGTLINAEISFDTDAPQFASIIEPWKALHKLSGASAEQASQIEQTLREHVNVLPPAAIEDFLRASGLPTPVQFWQSLLIRAWYSRRPD
- a CDS encoding TM2 domain-containing protein, with the translated sequence MTDAVSSDVSGKKIAAGICGILLGAFGVHKFILGYTKEGIIMLLVSVISVGFLAWVVGIIGLIEGIIYLTRSDAEFAATYIEGKKGWF
- a CDS encoding DUF5362 family protein, with protein sequence MEDYTITGGDGKEYGPVSAMTIREWAQQGRANAQTLVRRGSEPARPLGELPEFSDLFAGPKHTAPGPIKLGTPMASPASAMPAPTFPETTSHLGGGSNIQEAAVIALSEPLAKSGFWLKLMAVLQFLYAGIYIIGSFGIGIIFAWLPIWMGVLMWQAANRARDAALSGDLMTAITAQNKIKLLIIIMGVITLLSIVLALLFIVFIGVIGASSPNFLEEFRQQLEQNRY
- a CDS encoding GntR family transcriptional regulator; this encodes MSTFRPATLSDQIYRELQRRILRCELAPGERLVEKALCEELAVSRASLREALNRLAQDKLVTLKPNCGFSVTPITIESFRNVCELRRVVESQVAALAAERATPADIAQMRLSAVVDCAFDDKDAFAVYCESNRAFHQSIAECIDNLLLEDIVLAALDKDQQPIYYGIDISVCTRPLDVTAEHLAIVDAIEARDPARARDLMAQHIGKKEDRILDALKAKDIPA
- the nth gene encoding endonuclease III — encoded protein: MTKTERAAWIADELQRLFPQPKIPLDHKDPYTLLVAVLLSAQCTDVRVNQVTPLLFARADNPADMARVPVEEIQAIIRPCGLAPAKAKGISGLSKIIMEKHRGEVPRTLEELEALPGVGHKTASVVMVQAFGQPAFPVDTHIHRLAQRWELSSGKNVVQTERDLKRLFPEEKWHDLHLQIIYYGREVCPARGCDGLRCPVCQTCFPDRKRPRKRKPA